TTTCATAGCGGCCGCGGATCTTGACCAGGCGGTTGTCAAGTACCTCGCAGCCGTTGCCGGTCACGACTGTAAAGAAGGGATAATAAACCGGTGTCTGGAGAACCACCTTATCCCCCGGTCGGCAGAATGTCTGCACCAGCAGGTTAACCGCCATAACGGTGCCGTGGGTGGTCAGGATCCATTCGGGGTTGATGTCCCAGTTGTGCCTTCGGGTCATCCATTCCACAATGGCCTCATGGTAGGCGCCGAAATCTCCGGGGTAGCCGTGGATGCCGTGGTCGGCAGAGATTCTTATGGCGTCATTCACCTCGGGCGGCGGGAGGAACTCCATGTCCGCAACCCACATGGCGATTCCGTCCTCGGGTGAGACCCCGTAGCGATGTTCCATCCCGTCCCACTTCTCGCAGTGGGTACTTCGCCTGTCAATGAATGTGTCGAAATCGTAGCCCATAGAGGCCTTCTACTTGAGGATCGGCCAAAATGCAAGACGTCACCAGAACTATGATTCCCACAGTCATGTTCGCGGAGGCCGTCAGGATAGGGGCGGCCGGCTCTCCTTGCGTTCAGAGTCCGTTTTTACGCAGAACTAAAGGCTATTGCCGGAATTTGTGATATATTCGATATAGAAACCAAGGTACATCACGATAATGCGTACCTTATTTGCGGTGTCAGAATCGCCCATGTCGTTACCAAGAGACTTTTTACGAGGCCGTCATGATTAGAATCAAAATTCCGGGATGGAAAGAAATTTCTCTTTTTCACCTCGTTCTCGACATGAACGGAACCCTGACCCTGGACGGCCGGCTGATTGAAGGGGTAGAGGGGAACCTGCTGAGTCTTTCCTCCAGTCTCGCAATCCACATTTTGACCGCCGACACTTTCGGGACCGCCCATGAGGTTTTTCGGGATCTCCCCGTGTCCCTCGACCTGATTCCCGGTAAGGATCAGATTCGGGCCAAGGAGGCGTTTCTCCAGGGTCTGGAGGGGGATGCCGCGGCCATGGGCAACGGAAGGAACGATGCAGGAATGCTCGGGGTGGCGGCCATCGGTATCGCCGTACTCGGCCCGGAAGGAGCTGCGTCGCAGGTGGTCCAGGCGGCCGACGTGGTGGTCAGGGGCGTTAACGACGGGCTTGGCCTGCTGCTGAACCCGAGGAGGCTGGTCGCCACCCTGCGGCGCTAGGGTTTTTGACCCTGTTCCCCAGCCCTTTCCCCGGTCTATCGATGCATGTTCTCACCAGGTTTATCTTATTGCTAAGGAATAACAGAGGACACACGGCATGGTATTCCAAGCCATCTCCCGGTTCTTGATTTGTACGAACGGTACTCCTCTCCATAAATACGCTCAAGATAAGGCTCCGCCAGCCGAGTAGTATACAAACAGATAACAATAGTGGCCGCTCCAGTAAGCACAAAAGCAAGCCCTGATCGGCCGGCAAGCGATATACCTGAAAGATAAAGAAGACAGCCGATAAACTGCGGATTTCTACTCCATCTATATATCCCGGTGGTTATGAGTTCTGAAATGTCCTGTCCGCAACTTCTGCGCAAGGAGCGGAACTCAATCATCCCTGTTGCCAATACAACAATACCAACCACAATCAAAACCAAACCACCCGTTAAGGCGAATATCTTGTTAAGCGGTATCAGCCACAACCCATATAGCGACGAGAGGATTATCGCCAGATGGTAAAACCCCCACATAACAAACCAAAGGTTCAAAAGTTTATTTGTGAAGACCCCATTTCTATCATAGGTCTTCTTAATCTCGGAAAAAACATATATTCCCAATACCACCCATATGCCTATGGAAACACTCAAACCTATGTACAACCACATTATTATCTTCCTTCTCTTGTTTGGATCATACTGGAAATGGGTGCCTGGAACCCGACGTCCAAAGTTCAACGTTCAAGGTTCAACGTTCAAGGTTCAACCACCACCCGTTCGCGGTGAGCCGCTCCTTAACCCGATAAGGTACGCATTACCCGGAGGACCTCATGCTTTCAATTGTCAATGATCAGATTCATGCACTTATTTGTGCGACAATTCAAAAGAAAACTGCTTCTCGTAAAACTCTCTTGCAGCATTTTGTTTGTCAGCTACGTAGGAATAAATTTCTTCATAATTCTCGAAAAGCAGGTTGACGATTCTGGTATCCAGAAGGCGATTATCAGAAAGCTGTTTAAGGATTTGAACTACACCGTCTTTGGACATACCTTTTCTATATGGTCGATCTTCAGTCAGTGCGGTAAATATATCTGCAACCATCATAATTCGCGCCCCTGTGCTCAGGTCGGCTGCCGTGCAGTGAAAAGGATATCCTGATCCATCAGGTCTTTCATGGTGATAAGCGGCCCATTCGGCAATCTGCTTAAGACCTCCGATGGTATTAATCACAGAATAGGTATAGTAGGTGTGTGATTTCATAACCGCCATCTCTTCTTTTGTAAGTTTCCCGGGTTTATCCAGAATGCTGTTAGGAATCGCCAGTTTACCTATATCATGCAAATTCCCTGCAACCTCCATAAGCCCTATTTCTGTTGCCGTCAGGCCAAAAACTTTTGATAGCATAGAGGCAGACGCGGCAACACCTGAAGAATGTGTTGAAGTAAAACGAGAACGGAAATCAATTATATTCCGAAAAAGCTCCGATATTAAGGATATATCCGAAAAGTCTATTTCTGTTTTTCTGAAAGGTCCTTCGTTAAGGAGAAAAGAATATAACCTGGGAGAAACCAGGTCCAACCAGAATTCTTCGCGATTAGAGATCGCCAGGAAAAGATCTATAGCCTGAGAATGAAAAAGAGAACCAGACAAAGCTTCTATTTCAAGGATAATATTTTCATGCTGATGAAGAATATAATGATCTCGTTTTATTTCACGCTCAAGATGATCGGCAAGAAATAATAATTGTGAATCGAAAACAAGAGGAGTTTCAATTGATTCTTTCCAATTTTGCCATTCGTTGTGATGACATCTGATTATTTTTGACGACTCCTTTAACCACGGTATGTTACTGAACAAAATTTCACCGCGTATGCAATGACCTTCGGTGTTTTCGACTTCAGAATTTCGAAGGGAGATTTTTTCCTCCAATGAAAGAGCGCCGATATCATGGAGCAATGCAGCTATGAAAATATTTTCCAATCTTTCATTTGTGAGACCTGCCGCTTTCCCCATTTCCCACACAACAAATGCCGTCCTTTGTTGATGTTGAATTAATGAAGGATCGGCCAAATCCATGGCATCGGAGAGTGAAAGGATAAGATTGCCTAAATTGACTGTAATTTGACGCTGCATATCGTTTCCCCCAAATTATTTCAGCTGACCAGCTACGACTTCGTAAAAAAGATATTCTTCCAACTATTTGAAAATATGGTTTATCCTGGAACCCAACGTTCAAAGTTCAAATAACAACGTTCAAAGTTCAACAGGAAAAAGAAAGTTCAATGCCGATGCCTGTTTTCAGCAGGTTTATCCTACTGCCAAAGAATAGCAGATGGCATCCGGTATGGCAATCTGATCACCATTATCGTGGGTATTCGGCCTGGACTGTGGGTGGACTTTCAAAGGGTCCGAACTGTTTGAAAAGAAGGGTGCAAATAGAAGGCAAATAGGACTTGACCCCATTGGATTGAAGCGTAAAATTAAGACGCCGGAGCGTTTCAAAGATTTTCAATCGTTTAAAGACGGGATTTTTCTCTATGAGAAGATGTTTTTCTATAACGATCGTTTTTCTTGTTATCGTTGTCGGAGGGACATTATCTCCCGGCGCCGCGTGGGCGTATGAGATAACGCCCACGTTCGACTGCGAAGCAACGATACGTGCATGGAAATTCGATCCCAAATACCGGGAATACGCCGCCACCTGCTCCTGCCCCAACCCCAACCCCCATGCGGCTCCGGTGTGCGATGACAATACGCCCGCCTCCAGCGGGCCGGCTGCGCCATATTCCAGCGGGAACCCCAACGATCTTTCTTTCACCCTGATGCAAAGCTTTATGCAAGGCTTCTTCTCCAACCTTTTTTCATCCTCCTCAGCCCCCGCTTCCAATGGACTTCCGAAAACGCCGCCGTCATCACTTAAACTTAACCCGCAGTACATGAAAGCCTGGCGGAAGCTTCAGGAAATGCGGCTCCCACCGGAAAAGGCGAAATTCATCATGGCGGAGGCGCTGAGGAGCCAGCGGCAGGCTCTTCGTCCCTACCGACCGGGTGATGTATTACAGCAGGCTGCCTTGAGTCGCTGCCTATCCTTAAAAGCGGCGAAAAGGGCGTCTGGCGGTGGCGGCGGGAGTATGGAGGAGGCTTCATGGCTTCTGAGACAGGGTGCGTTTGCGCTTTCCGGTGATCTGGTGGAGGCCGCTCCCGGCTCTTGCCCGCCTGTAACTGAACCCCATTCAGGCGCGGTTCACGGTGCGAACCATGTGGCGCCGCCTGCAGAACAG
The sequence above is a segment of the Deltaproteobacteria bacterium genome. Coding sequences within it:
- a CDS encoding ATPase P — protein: MIRIKIPGWKEISLFHLVLDMNGTLTLDGRLIEGVEGNLLSLSSSLAIHILTADTFGTAHEVFRDLPVSLDLIPGKDQIRAKEAFLQGLEGDAAAMGNGRNDAGMLGVAAIGIAVLGPEGAASQVVQAADVVVRGVNDGLGLLLNPRRLVATLRR
- a CDS encoding isoprenylcysteine carboxylmethyltransferase family protein, which gives rise to MWLYIGLSVSIGIWVVLGIYVFSEIKKTYDRNGVFTNKLLNLWFVMWGFYHLAIILSSLYGLWLIPLNKIFALTGGLVLIVVGIVVLATGMIEFRSLRRSCGQDISELITTGIYRWSRNPQFIGCLLYLSGISLAGRSGLAFVLTGAATIVICLYTTRLAEPYLERIYGEEYRSYKSRTGRWLGIPCRVSSVIP
- a CDS encoding HD domain-containing protein — protein: MQRQITVNLGNLILSLSDAMDLADPSLIQHQQRTAFVVWEMGKAAGLTNERLENIFIAALLHDIGALSLEEKISLRNSEVENTEGHCIRGEILFSNIPWLKESSKIIRCHHNEWQNWKESIETPLVFDSQLLFLADHLEREIKRDHYILHQHENIILEIEALSGSLFHSQAIDLFLAISNREEFWLDLVSPRLYSFLLNEGPFRKTEIDFSDISLISELFRNIIDFRSRFTSTHSSGVAASASMLSKVFGLTATEIGLMEVAGNLHDIGKLAIPNSILDKPGKLTKEEMAVMKSHTYYTYSVINTIGGLKQIAEWAAYHHERPDGSGYPFHCTAADLSTGARIMMVADIFTALTEDRPYRKGMSKDGVVQILKQLSDNRLLDTRIVNLLFENYEEIYSYVADKQNAAREFYEKQFSFELSHK